A single region of the Pyricularia oryzae 70-15 chromosome 4, whole genome shotgun sequence genome encodes:
- a CDS encoding zinc finger protein ZPR1 has translation MSPAEAETKAAGTTPSQAQLFEAIGAQVDQVASTTTDAAQDDADDGIPPVEEIESLCMNCHENGTTRLLLTRIPFFREVVLMSFRCDHCGFQNSEIQNAGAVQPRGTHVELRLTAMQDFSRQVVKADTATVKFIELDVEVPPGRGQLTNVEGLLSTIVDDLESGQVERLEKQPEVAEKIAEVIEKGRKMLAGESFPFRVYVDDPAGNSWIQPDPRDGVGKWEKRDFTRTSEQNAALGLADTDATSGPGGVIPLGGQGRLDENDNIIPDEVYSFPASCPGCMHPCVTHMKMVDIPHFKQVVLMSTVCEHCGYRSNDIKTGGAVPEKGRKLTLQVKSDVDLARDILKSESCALECPELNLSVNPGTLGGRFTTVEGLLTQVRNDLKAQIFEADSTPNPTNAEGAISMEGGDSLSTEDRARWQAFFTELDKAIAGEREFSIVLADPLASSYIQSLADDPSKPDFQMTVEDYDRTDEEEEELGLKDIKVEGYEEDDKKKEDKAETADAAPSSTA, from the coding sequence ATGTCTCCAGCAGAGGCAGAAACCAAAGCCGCAGGCACAACGCCCTCGCAGGCGCAGCTTTTCGAGGCCATCGGGGCACAAGTCGACCAGGTCGCATCGACAACAACAGACGCAGCACAAGATGACGCAGACGACGGCATACCGCCGGTTGAGGAGATCGAGTCGCTCTGCATGAACTGTCACGAGAACGGCACGACACGACTCCTCCTCACCCGCATCCCCTTCTTCCGCGAGGTCGTCCTCATGTCGTTCCGATGCGACCATTGCGGCTTCCAAAACAGCGAGATCCAGAACGCGGGTGCCGTGCAGCCGCGCGGCACGCACGTCGAGCTTCGCCTGACCGCCATGCAGGACTTTTCGCGACAGGTCGTAAAGGCTGACACGGCAACTGTAAAGTTCATCGAGTTGGACGTCGAGGTCCCGCCAGGCCGTGGCCAGCTCACAAATGTCGAGGGTCTGTTGTCCACCATTGTGGACGACCTCGAAAGCGGCCAAGTCGAGCGCTTGGAGAAACAACCAGAGGTGGCGGAGAAGATTGCAGAGGTCATTGAGAAGGGACGCAAGATGCTCGCCGGCGAGTCCTTCCCGTTCAGGGTGTACGTTGACGACCCGGCCGGTAACTCATGGATCCAACCGGATCCGCGTGATGGCGTTGGAAAGTGGGAGAAGCGCGATTTCACTCGTACGTCAGAGCAGAACGCCGCTCTCGGCTTGGCCGATACCGATGCGACGTCGGGTCCTGGCGGCGTCATTCCTCTCGGAGGCCAGGGTAGGCTCGACGAGAACGATAACATCATCCCTGACGAGGTCTATAGCTTCCCAGCCAGCTGCCCCGGCTGCATGCACCCCTGCGTCACGCACATGAAGATGGTTGATATTCCACACTTTAAGCAGGTCGTGCTCATGAGCACTGTCTGCGAACACTGTGGCTACCGTTCCAACGACATCAAGACGGGCGGCGCCGTCCCCGAGAAGGGCCGCAAGCTGACCCTGCAAGTTAAGTCGGACGTCGATCTGGCCCGTGACATTCTCAAGTCGGAGAGCTGCGCGCTCGAGTGCCCAGAGCTCAACCTTTCGGTCAACCCGGGCACGCTCGGTGGCCGTTTCACCACCGTAGAGGGTCTGCTCACTCAGGTACGCAACGACCTCAAGGCCCAGATCTTCGAGGCCGATTCCACACCGAACCCTACCAACGCCGAGGGCGCTATCTCGATGGAAGGCGGCGACTCGCTGTCGACCGAGGACAGGGCGAGGTGGCAGGCCTTCTTCACCGAGCTGGACAAGGCCATCGCCGGCGAGCGCGAATTCTCAATCGTCCTCGCCGACCCGCTGGCCAGCAGCTATATCCAGAGCTTGGCCGACGATCCGAGCAAGCCCGACTTCCAGATGACCGTCGAAGACTACGACAGgacggacgaggaggaggaggagctgggCCTGAAGGATATCAAGGTGGAGGGCTATGAGGAGGACGACAAAAAGAAGGAGGACAAAGCCGAGACGGCGGATGCGGCTCCCAGTAGCACCGCCTGA
- a CDS encoding diphthamide biosynthesis protein 1: protein MEDDRAEVDLGIAVDIEQTQIAAANAAAPGLKQPKKRFVGRRTAAQAAQSGSWGGDAPAVTSGAVQAAKPKRAPRLLNQVPQELLDDTDLKEAISLLPANYSFEIHKTIHRIRSLGSKRVALQMPEGLLLFATTISDILTQFCPGIETLIMGDVTYGACCIDDYTARALGCDLLVHYAHSCLIPVDVTKIKTLYVFVDISIDTSHLLATLERNFATPRTIALVGTIQFNATIHGVKSTLESAGFTIVVPQIAPLSKGEILGCTSPDLTRRPGAAETRIDMILYLGDGRFHLESIMIHNPDIPAYRYDPYSRKLTHEEYGHTEMQDLRRQAIRTAKTARKWGLILGSLGRQGNPHTLELIERRLTALGVPFVNLLLSEIFPGKLAAMGEVECWVQVACPRLSIDWGYAFPRPLLTAYEALVALGEKEDWGNGVYPMDYYGKEGLGRTKPLSSIETIAT, encoded by the exons ATGGAGGACGACCGCGCAGAAGTAGATCTCGGCATTGCGGTCGATATCGAGCAAACACAAATCGCTGCAGCAAATGCCGCGGCTCCAGGATTGAAGCAGCCGAAGAAGCGATTTGTCGGCCGCAGGACAGCGGCTCAGGCAGCGCAAAGCGGCTCTTGGGGTGGTGATGCCCCAGCAGTGACAAGCGGGGCTGTACAAG CCGCCAAGCCGAAACGGGCTCCTCGTCTGCTCAACCAGGTGCCCCAAGAGTTGCTAGATGACACCGACCTCAAGGAGGCCATAAGTCTGCTGCCAGCAAACTATTCTTTTGAGATCCACAAGACTATTCACAGAATACGCTCCCTGGGGTCCAAAAGGGTTGCGCTGCAGATGCCCGAAGGTCTCCTCCTCTTTGCGACCACTATATCAGACATCTTGACGCAGTTCTGCCCCGGCATTGAGACGCTCATCATGGGAGACGTGACCTATGGCGCGTGCTGCATTGATGACTACACTGCTCGGGCCCTGGGATGCGATCTGCTAGTCCACTACGCCCACAGCTGTCTGATCCCGGTGGATGTCACAAAGATAAAGACCTTGTACGTCTTTGTCGACATCAGCATCGACACATCTCACCTGCTGGCAACTTTGGAGCGCAATTTCGCTACTCCTCGCACTATTGCCCTAGTTGGTACTATTCAGTTCAACGCCACCATTCACGGCGTGAAATCTACGCTGGAGAGCGCTGGCTTCACTATTGTTGTCCCGCAGATTGCACCTCTTTCCAAAGGCGAAATCTTGGGCTGCACATCCCCGGATCTGACAAGACGCCCTGGTGCAGCCGAGACACGAATAGATATGATACTGTATCTTGGTGATGGTCGCTTCCATCTTGAGAGCATTATGATACACAACCCAGACATTCCCGCCTACCGTTACGATCCTTACTCCCGCAAACTCACACATGAGGAGTATGGGCATACGGAGATGCAGGACCTGCGGCGGCAGGCCATCCGCACGGCCAAGACAGCTCGCAAGTGGGGGCTCATTCTCGGTTCACTGGGGAGGCAAGGCAATCCTCATACGCTAGAGCTTATTGAGCGCAGATTGACCGCGCTTGGAGTCCCATTTGTAAATCTACTTCTCAGTGAGATTTTCCCTGGAAAGTTGGCCGCCATGGGAGAAGTTGAATGCTGGGTACAAGTTGCCTGTCCCCGCCTGAGTATCGACTGGGGCTATGCATTCCCACGCCCGCTGCTTACTGCCTATGAAGCCCTGGTTGCTTTGGGGGAAAAGGAAGATTGGGGGAATGGGGTATACCCTATGGATTACTATGGAAAGGAAGGGCTGGGCAGGACCAAACCTCTTAGTTCCATCGAGACAATAGCAACCTAA
- a CDS encoding peptidyl-prolyl cis-trans isomerase-like 3: MSVTLHTNLGDLKIEVFCESVPKTAENFLALCASNYYDASPFHRLIPGFMAQTGQPANPSPPENPKGGRSIWGGNFEDEIRPALRHNERGVVSMANKGPGTNGSQFFLVFDKAPHLDGLNTVFGKTIGDESLRTLAKLEAVEIDKKNRPKEKVVIERVTIHANPLAE; encoded by the exons ATGTCCGTGACTCTGCACACCAACCTAGGGGATCTGAAGATTGAGGTATTTTGTGAAAGTGTTCCCAAAACGGCAGAG AACTTTCTTGCCCTGTGTGCCTCAAATTACTACGATGCATCGCCTTTCCACCGACTGATCCCGGGGTTTATGGCCCAAACCGGCCAACCTGCAAACCCATCCCCGCCCGAGAACCCTAAAGGCGGTCGTTCAATTTGGGGCGGCAATTTTGAAGACGAGATTCGTCCTGCCTTGCGTCACAATGAGCGCGGTGTCGTgtcaatggcaaacaaagggCCTGGAACAAACGGAAGCCAATTTTTTCTCGTGTTCGATAAGGCGCCACATCTCGATGGGCTCAACACCGTCTTTGGCAAGACGATCGGTGACGAAAGCCTACGGACCCtggcaaaattggaggccgTCGAGATTGATAAGAAAAACCGACCAAAGGAGAAAGTGGTCATTGAACGTGTCACAATACATGCCAACCCACTGGCTGAATGA